The Mercenaria mercenaria strain notata chromosome 10, MADL_Memer_1, whole genome shotgun sequence genome contains a region encoding:
- the LOC123559950 gene encoding uro-adherence factor A-like: MDSSQSQGSLPTMESGTSTVNIPSTDNAENIPMTESVSSPGNVPTTESVRSTGNAPTMESVSSPVSIPTTESISSPRNISTADSVISPGNISAPESVSSPGSIPTTETVSSAENIPATESISSSGKIHATESLSSLGNISTTENARAPDHVPVMETERLQGNVFALETGNTSEYTSTMETGSLSEIMSILESVSPPENILVMESRSTPENTSALGSEYPSENAPTLEFGGSSENVHTIESGCTSENIPVMESGISPGNLSAIESESSPDNIFTPETESTLENTHTVESGSFSEIMYSLESGSPMESRITSENITALVSGRSLENTLAMESESSAENIPTMESGRSQRQISAIESESSPENTQTMESRRTSVNISAIDSQSSPENVPTMESTRSLGSITATELQSSPENKTTMESERSSENISTFGSGNTDEPENIPTTESGNSPENISTMESENSPGTPRRASGNREQIQELMSDEMPSPLKCPIFRANLGGATVTECGHCFCTHCIGQMNQTCNICFKTINSHHLQEIDIYGEGIVRSRDGTIEELKENELELSHQVQSFQEEIHNKDAQNQRLDDELTNAKQDVSRLKNEVEQLRVYVQRCYDQDRQLQDYQQIILPEKENTIAVLSTEVAQLSGHLNAKEYEVEYLKKHIQELEKYVHICYELNDQLTDLRENIVPEKDKTISELQSRVEKLFDDFTTLKRITVPVSQLEVLPETNLSRAIQQLQHFYDRDYRSRYDSTDKMEALLQTRLECVMSELCEQQEIGDQLALVISTYTSMAQENSNLHRSSRTKDEELKHLKAELRLTKARKLEMEQRMRTEE; the protein is encoded by the exons ATGGATTCATCACAATCACAAGGGAGCCTGCCTACAATGGAATCTGGAACTTCAACAGTAAACATACCTTCTACAGACAATGCAGAAAACATACCCATGACAGAATCTGTAAGTTCACCAGGAAACGTACCAACAACGGAATCGGTACGTTCAACGGGAAACGCACCCACAATGGAATCTGTTAGTTCACCAGTAAGCATACCCACGACGGAATCTATTAGTTCACCAAGAAATATATCCACGGCGGATTCTGTAATTTCACCAGGAAACATATCCGCGCCGGAATCTGTAAGTTCACCAGGAAGCATACCCACGACGGAAACTGTTAGTTCAGCAGAAAACATACCCGCGACGGAATCTATAAGTTCATCAGGAAAAATACATGCGACGGAAAGTTTAAGTTCACTAGGAAACATATCTACTACAGAAAATGCAAGAGCACCAGATCACGTACCCGTGATGGAAACTGAACGTTTACAAGGTAACGTATTTGCTCTGGAAACTGGAAATACATCCGAATATACGTCTACAATGGAAACTGGAAGTTTATCAGAAATTATGTCCATTTTGGAATCTGTAAGTCCACCGGAAAACATACTCGTTATGGAATCTAGAAGTACACCAGAAAACACATCTGCCCTGGGGTCTGAATATCCATCGGAAAATGCACCAACTTTAGAATTTGGAGGCTCATCAGAAAACGTGCACACTATAGAATCTGGATGTACATCTGAAAACATACCCGTTATGGAATCAGGGATATCACCTGGAAACTTATCCGCTATTGAATCAGAAAGTTCACCAGACAACATATTTACTCCGGAAACTGAAAGTACATTAGAAAATACGCATACCGTGGAATCTGGAAGTTTTTCAGAAATTATGTACAGTTTGGAGTCTGGTAGTCCAATGGAGTCTAGAATTACATCAGAAAACATAACCGCTTTGGTATCAGGAAGATCACTAGAAAACACACTCGCTATGGAATCTGAAAGCTCAGCAGAAAACATACCAACTATGGAATCAGGAAGATCACAAAGACAGATATCCGCCATTGAATCAGAAAGTTCACCTGAAAACACACAAACAATGGAATCTCGAAGAACATCAGTAAATATATCCGCTATTGATTCACAAAGTTCACCAGAAAACGTACCAACAATGGAATCTACAAGATCATTGGGAAGCATAACTGCAACTGAATTACAGAGTTCACCAGAAAACAAAACCACTATGGAATCTGAAAGATCATCTGAAAATATATCCACTTTTGGATCCGGAAATACAGACGAACCAGAAAACATACCCACGACGGAATCGGGAAATTCACCAGAAAACATATCGACTATGGAATCGGAAAATTCACCAGGAACACCTCGGCGAGCTTCAGGAAACCGAGAGCAG ATTCAGGAATTGATGAGTGATGAAATGCCATCTCCTCTTAAATGTCCGATATTTCGAGCAAATCTTGGAGGCGCCACGGTCACTGAATGTGGCCATTGTTTCTGTACACACTGTATCGGTCAGATGAACCAGACCTGCAATATCTGTTTTAAGACCATCAATTCACATCATCTTCAAGAAATTGATATATATGGTGAGggtattgtacggtcacgtgacGGAACTATTGAAGAACTCAAAG AAAACGAACTTGAATTGTCACATCAGGTGCAAAGTTTTCAAGAAGAGATACATAACAAAGACGCACAAAACCAAAGGCTAGACG ATGAACTCACAAATGCTAAACAAGATGTTAGCCGTCTCAAAAATGAAGTGGAACAATTGCGGGTGTATGTGCAAAGGTGCTATGATCAAGACAGACAACTACAAGATTATCAGCAAATCATTCTGCCGGAGAAAGAGAATACAATTGCCGTTTTAAGCACTGAGGTAGCGCAGCTATCAG ggCATCTAAATGCAAAAGAGTACGAAGTTGAATATCTCAAGAAACATATTCAAGAGCTCGAGAAATATGTGCACATTTGCTATGAACTAAATGACCAGTTAACAGATTTACGGGAAAACATCGTGCCAGAAAAAGACAAAACTATCAGCGAGTTACAAAGCCGCGTTGAAAAATTATTTG ACGACTTTACTACTCTTAAGCGGATCACTGTGCCTGTGAGTCAACTCGAAGTATTACCAGAGACAAATCTTAGCAGAGCGATTCAACAGCTGCAACATTTTTATG ATCGGGACTACAGATCCAGGTATGACAGTACAGACAAAATGGAAGCGCTGTTGCAGACTAGGCTTGAGTGTGTGATGAGTGAACTATGTGAACAACAAGAAATCGGAG ATCAGCTTGCCTTGGTCATCAGCACATATACAAGTATGGCACAggaaaattcaaatttacatcGGTCTTCGAGAACAAAAGATGAGGAGCTCAAACATTTAAAAGCAGAATTACGTCTAACGAAAG CGAGAAAACTTGAGATGGAGCAGAGGATGAG GACAGAGGAATGA